The following proteins are encoded in a genomic region of Maniola jurtina chromosome 17, ilManJurt1.1, whole genome shotgun sequence:
- the LOC123873601 gene encoding calexcitin-2-like, translated as MISEFRKMKYLYLFHAFFDTNSSGSIDKKDFEVAIENIAKLRGWKPGDDKHKETEKSLMDIWEALENAADANKDGQISIEEWLTMWEEFAKNPSEPFEWQTMYCKFIFELEDASSDGVIDSEEFSTVHECFGLQKEDSEAAFKFMTRGKKTITWDEFQELWKQYFTSENPIDPGNFIFGAATY; from the coding sequence ATGATTTccgaatttcgaaaaatgaaataTCTCTACCTATTTCATGCTTTTTTCGACACGAACTCGAGTGGGAGTATAGATAAAAAAGATTTTGAGGTGGCTAtagaaaatattgcaaaattgaGAGGATGGAAACCTGGAGATGATAAACATaaagaaacagaaaaatcctTGATGGATATTTGGGAGGCTCTAGAGAATGCAGCCGATGCAAATAAAGATGGTCAAATATCAATTGAAGAATGGCTGACGATGTGGGAAGAATTTGCTAAAAATCCTTCAGAACCTTTCGAATGGCAGacaatgtattgcaaattcaTTTTTGAACTCGAAGATGCCAGTAGTGATGGAGTTATAGATAGTGAGGAATTCTCAACAGTTCACGAATGTTTTGGACTCCAAAAAGAAGACAGTGAAGCTGCCTTTAAATTCATGACTAGAGGAAAGAAAACAATTACATGGGATGAGTTTCAAGAGTTATGGAAACAGTATTTTACTTCCGAAAACCCTATAGACCCTggtaattttatatttggtgCAGCTACCTATTAA